CAGTCAGTTCTGAAGTAATAATAATCGAGCTAAAATGAACAGCTATAACAAAGTCGTAAAGATTAGCTAGGCCAGATCTAGGTATCAAAATATGAACATGGTGAGTCTTTCAGATTTTTTGTGTCCAAACAGGCACAATCAGAAAGAAATATGGTACAAGTTATGACCTCTATCAGATTGCTCATAGATAAACTTTGATAATCCAATCATGATAATTTTGTTTTCTAACCATAATGAGATAAGAATAGTTGAGTTAACAAAATAACATCTAGAAAGCTCCTTCAACTCTGATAGGACACTGAATTGCAGAAACATAGTACACTTATGGATGATGATCGTGGAAATGAACTGCAGGATGCTAGAACACCAATGATGTTCCAAAAGTTCAGTTCTACTGATTTGTGATTTAAACAGTCAATGCACATAGTTTGTCATAATGTCAATTGCCAAAAATAGATCATTCTTAGTTATGAACAGTTAACACCAAAATTAGATAATTCTAGCATGTTCCTTCAACTATGATAGGCCACTGAAACACCATGATGATGTTCCAAAATTTCAGTTCTGATTTGAGAATTGAACAGTCAATATGCATAGTCTGCCATAATGTCAATTGCCAAAAGATAGGTCGTTCTTAGTTATGAACAATTAACACCAAAATTAGATAGTTGATGTCCAGAAAAAGGATGCACCTAATATTGAATCATAGAATAACCAGAAAGAATATAAGCAGAGCATGACCCTAAAACAGGGCATACAATGCCTACCAAACcaatatcaaatattaaaaacCCAGTGGCATATACCTTCCATATTCATCAACCTGCATGCCTTCCATTTCTCTTATTGGATCATCCACAGACCTATCAGCTTGAGATCGATGCCTCAGAAAAACACCAGAACTTATGTCATCACTGGGAACATCAATCTCATCAATATATCGCCTAAGAAAAGAATCTGGCATAATTTTCCTCTGAATCCATAGCCTCAGTACCTGAAAAAATTGATTTATGATGCAAGATAAGCATACAATCAAATCCACGGTTTGAAGTGTCGTTCCGTGCCGCCCGGCACggacggtttttaccgttccgccaggcggccgaaaccggcacgggaggcgtccccgtctcggtggcgccggaggagacgcgggacgcctCCTTCGGCGCTggaggagacgcgggacgcctCCGGCGGCGTCCCGCGGCACATTCGGCAGCGAAGGCGTCGTGCGCGACGGCCGGCGGAGGCGTCCGGCGACGCTTCCAGCGTCGCCGGACGGCCCCCGCGAGATCGATCGCGGGCGGGCGCGATCTCGTGTACGCCgttttttttttcctgtttttaataattatttattttattttattaatttaaacaattcctaaggagATGAGTAGAGGATGTGTGATATTTCAAAGAGGCTTTTATAAACCtagttaaattatcctaataaaatatataaaaaatatatttaaaagtaaaataaattaaataaattttattaattaatatactgaaaaaataatattttaaatttcatttaaaaattttaaaaaatatataataattcttatttatattctaatatatttttattattttaaatttcatttaaatttttaaaaaaatataaaaaaattctaaaaaaaattaaaaattctaataaattatatttgtattctgtttttttttaaaaaattttttacttgatattttttactatttaaaatatatattatttaattaataattaattaaatgaataaatagttaatttatataattattattaatataaaataatatcttgtattattattattattattattatagatacttccattttaatttgaattattgatatatcaattctatttaaataaaattattttaattattttttctaacaatattaaattattcaataattgagaacttataataaatcaatatacaacttatttttatatacacaataaacatatttatcttatcattattatagataaataaaaaataccgaaactatatcggcacggcacaatacgataccgaaaccgtatcgttccggcctgagaccgaaacctcggcacgggtcgaaattttaaaccatgatcaAATCATTAACATAGAAGCAAAAAAATTACCTTAACACACTGGCGACGGTTCTCACAAGCACTAGCACCTGATGGAGCAGCAGCAGTCAAGAGACGTGGTAATGATGCCTGTACACGGGGAATATATGACGACCCAGCAATCCCTGTGTTATTTAATGATCACCAATACACCAAATTTAAGTGAAATTCTAGAATAAGTAACAAATATAAAGGCATATGACATGACAAAGAACCCATATGACAAAATTCTTCAAAATAGTTCTAGTCACAGCAGCACCTGATCGCATGTTCTATTTATTTGACCTAACCTACGAGCATTATGGAAAATATGTTCACTGTGTTTTAACCAAAAGCATGTCAAACTCCCCAGTAGTGCAACAAATATGCAAGCACACCTTTCTGTGTGTGTGAACACTGAGTGATAGAGTCGACTAGGAAGAGAAGATCCACTCTACGGTGAAAATTAGGTTCATTCTCCAACTTTTGGATAAGTAATTCCACAATCTGCAGTAAAACATGTTGATCAAAAAAGGAAACTGAAAGAAACACTTGATCTTTTGGCAAGACTAAGCAGGTATAGGAAAAGAGGAACTTCCCTTGAGATGCAGCACATCACCATATTGTCCAAAACTACTAATAGATACAACAACAAAAAGGAGGGTGGGGGTGGATATAGCCACATAGGTAGGTTGGTAAAGCAAGAAAAAGGCACAAGCTGGATAGCATATGCTACAATTTTCAAGTTGTCTCACCTCACTAGCAATGCCAAATTTGGCACAATCAATTGCAAGTCGAGTTGCACGTCCAATACTATCCTTTGTACGTGAAAGAGTCTCTATCATACCCTCAAAAGCATCACGAGCGACAGCAGCTTCAATGCCACAACTTAGTGAACCCTCTGGTCTGTATTCAGGACTAATCCTGTGTTCATATTCTTCATGATCAATTTTGTTTGTCTGAGAAGGTTCATGAGGCGTATTTCCATGGACAGATGGAGAATCAAGAATAGAAGCGTAATCTCCTTTCATATCCTGGTGAGACAAATTTATTGATGTATAGGGAATCATTGCAGCAGGACTTGGACTTTTTCCATGGATCAAGTTTGGAGTTGATAATATAGTAGGAATAGAGTTTTCTGAGTGTTGGCACTGTAATTGTGCTTCCTTCCTTTTAGCTTGGGCAACTGCAATAAGGTGTCTCATTGATTTACTGGGGTCAGAAAAAAGAGTCTCATTTAGGGTTGACACTTTCTCAGTCTTATTCTTTCCTGACCTGTGTTGATGCAAGCAATCAGCAAAAATATAAGCCTGAACACAATTTGAAATAATAGCTCAATAACTAAATACCTGTTCTCTCCTAAATCAACCTTTTCAGGGTTCTTATGAGAGATATATCTGTTGTCATGCATGCTATCAGTAAGTACAGTATTGTGGATATTAGATTTGGACAGTGTCTTAACTCTGACAGACTTATTCGATGCTGTAATTTTTTCTGGCACTGAATGACTATGAGATAAGTTCAAGCTATGAGATCGGCAATTTGAGAGTTTAGATGGTGTTACGGGGAGTTTTTTCCTTGAAGAACTCAAAGGTCTTACATGTGGCTTAGCAGATGTTTGTTTTGTTGATTTTGATTCATAATCAAGATTGGTAGTTGCATCAGGTGAAAGAATGAGTGGCCTAGAATTGCCAAAAGTAGATCTCTTGTATTCTTGCTTCATTGGACTTTGAGAAATCTGAGGACTTTCAGATATTTCTGCTTTCTTCTCACTTGTGCCCGTTGTCCCAAATGGTAATGTCATGCCATCCGGAGACTTCTCATCCCTGGTTGAACCAGTCTTCTCAGTCATACAGTTATTGGATGGAGAATCTTTGTTAGTACCTATCACTAAGTGAGGTTTCTCTTCTGAGATGCCTGAATCTGCTAAAACCAGATTGCCAGAAGATACATTACGAATTGGTGTCCTAATCACTTCCAATTCCTCAGCATCAACCAATCTACGTGATCTTCGTTTGTATTGAATATATGTACCAAATTGTCTATCACAGTACTTCATAAAGCAAGATTCTGTTTTAACTTTAGTTGCAGTAGTTTTAGTAGCAGAATCTGCCACTTCACCAGTGTCCTCAGTGTGTTTAACCGTTGGAAGGAGGGACCCATTACTTGTTGCTGATGTTAACTGATTTTCACTTCTTAAGGGGATTCCTGATTTCTTTGAGTTTTCAATTTTACCATATTTATCTTTAACATCAATCTGACAATCCTCTTGTACCGATTTTGCTATTTTAGCTGGGCGTCCATCCTTGCTTGCCTCCAATTTATGCCTTTTATTTCTGTCCTTCAAATTCTTCTTTACTTTAACAGAAGACATTGAGTCCTCATTGGCATATTCATGGGAAGTATCAATTGTTTCTTTGCATGAAACATTATGCATTTTTCCTTTTTCAAGAAAATGCTCCTTGGAATTCTTTAACATCTTTCCAATTTTGGAGTCACTACATTTTGTAATATTTCCAGATGGTTCTCTATTAGAATCACAAGAAGCAACCTTTCTGTTTCTTCCTCCGGGAAGCTTATTTACCTTGCCATTAAAACCCTTCAACTTCTTTGCTAAAGCTGCACCAGTGTCTATCCTGGAAACATTGTCCTTATTTTGCTCTGGCTCAGTATCCCACTTTGTTGTTTGTTGACCAATTTCTTCAACTTTCAGAGCATTATTTGCATCTTCCTCCTCATGATCACTTTCACCTTTAAGATCACTGCAAATCTGAAGTCCACCAGCAGCTAAGCCTTGTGGAACCACCTCTTCAATTTGCAGTTTAGGTGACATAATCAAATCATCATTCATAATATCATCAGGATTAATAGTCACCAATTTCTCCTTGTCAGGAGAAACAGAGAAGGATGATCTAGAAACAACTTTCTTCTTCATTGCATCCTGAGCACAGACTTCTTCAGCATTCAAAGCATGACTCACAACTTTCTCCTGATGATCCTTATCACCTATCAACTCGCCACAATTATCAAGTCCTCCAGCAGCTGAGACGTCTAATAGTAGCGTTTCAACTTCCAGTTTCGGCAATGTAGCTATGTCAGTGTTCTTACTATCATCAAGATTAGTACTTGTTATTTCCTTCAAAGTATTACTTGCATCTTTCTCCTGATGTTCCTTTTTAGCTATGGAATCGCCACAATTATCATGTCTGTTAGCAACTGAGCCTTCTGATAGCAGCTTTTCAACTTCCAGTTTAGGTAATGTAGCCACTTCAGAGTTCTTGCTATCATCAGAATTAGTACTCacagatttcttcttcttgcagGAAGAGGCATAGAAAGACGATTTAGAAACTAAAACTTTCTTTTTCATTGCAACCCTACTAGCATTGTCTTGCACATTGAAAGCATTACTTGTATCTTTCTCTTGGTATGTGCTTTCAGTTCTGAAATCACTGCAATCATTAAGTCCACTAGCAACTGAGGC
The genomic region above belongs to Zingiber officinale cultivar Zhangliang chromosome 11A, Zo_v1.1, whole genome shotgun sequence and contains:
- the LOC122032916 gene encoding ENHANCER OF AG-4 protein 2-like; translated protein: MAPGRRKDSNRVTAVGQLNLGDLVLAKVKGYPAWPAKISRPEDFDQSPDPRKYFVQFFGTTEVAFVVPADIQVFTDESKSKLVARCQGKTVKYFASAVEQICEAFEKLNKKQSAESVLEVDISSASTAAAAASFLITDFADDKPPVEHNGTYAILEMQCTNVNLKIQDVNVSSDQTSSDLDGAEYNLKNKKSSNNDHQSSPRRKVVVSKSIFYHSSGKEKLMTTCPDDGNKEMISKLEIKAPLQEASVASGLNDCSDFRTESTYQEKDTSNAFNVQDNASRVAMKKKVLVSKSSFYASSCKKKKSVSTNSDDSKNSEVATLPKLEVEKLLSEGSVANRHDNCGDSIAKKEHQEKDASNTLKEITSTNLDDSKNTDIATLPKLEVETLLLDVSAAGGLDNCGELIGDKDHQEKVVSHALNAEEVCAQDAMKKKVVSRSSFSVSPDKEKLVTINPDDIMNDDLIMSPKLQIEEVVPQGLAAGGLQICSDLKGESDHEEEDANNALKVEEIGQQTTKWDTEPEQNKDNVSRIDTGAALAKKLKGFNGKVNKLPGGRNRKVASCDSNREPSGNITKCSDSKIGKMLKNSKEHFLEKGKMHNVSCKETIDTSHEYANEDSMSSVKVKKNLKDRNKRHKLEASKDGRPAKIAKSVQEDCQIDVKDKYGKIENSKKSGIPLRSENQLTSATSNGSLLPTVKHTEDTGEVADSATKTTATKVKTESCFMKYCDRQFGTYIQYKRRSRRLVDAEELEVIRTPIRNVSSGNLVLADSGISEEKPHLVIGTNKDSPSNNCMTEKTGSTRDEKSPDGMTLPFGTTGTSEKKAEISESPQISQSPMKQEYKRSTFGNSRPLILSPDATTNLDYESKSTKQTSAKPHVRPLSSSRKKLPVTPSKLSNCRSHSLNLSHSHSVPEKITASNKSVRVKTLSKSNIHNTVLTDSMHDNRYISHKNPEKVDLGENRSGKNKTEKVSTLNETLFSDPSKSMRHLIAVAQAKRKEAQLQCQHSENSIPTILSTPNLIHGKSPSPAAMIPYTSINLSHQDMKGDYASILDSPSVHGNTPHEPSQTNKIDHEEYEHRISPEYRPEGSLSCGIEAAVARDAFEGMIETLSRTKDSIGRATRLAIDCAKFGIASEIVELLIQKLENEPNFHRRVDLLFLVDSITQCSHTQKGIAGSSYIPRVQASLPRLLTAAAPSGASACENRRQCVKVLRLWIQRKIMPDSFLRRYIDEIDVPSDDISSGVFLRHRSQADRSVDDPIREMEGMQVDEYGSNATFQLTGLFSCHIFQDEEDSPINLFRNSAVKMSVEATSSLKELDTCAVMPKLHPIEKVVNGELEMKDAILPKEDKGITRNNSDFSGSLEPTLTNPSDLPPLPPVPPPPVDPPPPPADPPPPLPPSPPPLPPPLPSSPSTPPPPPPPPLHPPGHTFMPSIPVPPLSSSYSFSMLNSQMQEKFRVSNANEMAHVHGNMTLRGQDASLSIEVVSQQQPNFMTNGMRSTQFINTFTSSRPFEYGQNELYVAPQNSYPIQHFQQSNAPFHQGPYHPLPPRAPSNFPLATAQMHSDHFSHAIRMNQPVQQLHNPYPMSSVPSSQRPYLADEPRRVHTGGFSPDNQHSAMVSAPRPSCSGAPILQDGFPRSDAEWPSSNSMGFPFPLQNSIQSAVAVQGQDFHHDLSGRQNISGLDCWRSS